In Luteitalea sp. TBR-22, one genomic interval encodes:
- a CDS encoding M28 family peptidase, with protein MPTRRQFLATVPAIAAAERGRAARGQSQPATSVAQPAAPAWLGSISADIMRLVEASLATSRGWDRLAELCDTFGSRLTGSRNLELAIDWAAEAMRRDGLDRVRLQPTRAPHWVRGDESLELVTPAPSPLVMLGLGGSVGTPGDGITAPLLVVRSFDELNARAAEARGRIVLFDVPFTSYGQTVAYRAIGPSQAARHGAVAALVRSVGPIGLRTPHTGALTYQAGVPQIPAAAIPVEDAQRLSRLLARSVPVTLRLRMAARTLPDADSANVIGEITGRERPEEVVLLGGHFDSWDPAGGASDDGVGCIVTWEAARLMAQLGMRPRRTVRVVLFTNEENGLRGGLAYRDGFAADAGAHVLALESDIGVFEPMRLGFTGNDRARQMMADVVDLLRPIGFPPLGPGGGGADIGPIAQLGQTPTMALSGDASKYFVIHHTPADTVERIDPREVAKAAAGIAAVAWAAAEMETPLPR; from the coding sequence ATGCCGACCCGCCGCCAGTTCCTCGCGACCGTCCCCGCCATCGCCGCCGCCGAGCGCGGGCGCGCCGCGCGTGGCCAGTCACAGCCGGCCACGTCCGTCGCCCAGCCGGCCGCGCCTGCGTGGTTGGGGTCGATCAGCGCCGACATCATGCGGCTCGTCGAGGCGAGCCTGGCCACCAGCCGAGGCTGGGATCGGCTCGCGGAACTTTGCGACACCTTCGGCAGCCGACTCACCGGCTCGCGCAACCTGGAACTCGCCATCGACTGGGCCGCCGAGGCGATGCGTCGCGACGGCCTCGATCGCGTCAGGCTGCAACCCACCAGGGCCCCGCATTGGGTACGCGGAGACGAGTCGCTCGAGCTCGTGACGCCTGCCCCGTCTCCTCTGGTGATGCTCGGCCTCGGGGGCAGTGTCGGCACGCCCGGCGACGGCATCACGGCACCGCTGCTCGTGGTGCGGAGCTTCGACGAGCTGAACGCCCGCGCCGCCGAGGCCAGGGGTCGCATCGTGCTGTTCGACGTGCCCTTCACGTCCTACGGGCAGACGGTGGCCTACCGGGCGATCGGCCCGAGCCAGGCCGCCCGACACGGGGCCGTGGCCGCGCTCGTGCGCTCGGTCGGCCCCATCGGCCTGCGCACGCCCCACACCGGCGCGTTGACCTACCAGGCCGGCGTCCCGCAGATCCCCGCCGCAGCCATTCCCGTGGAGGACGCCCAGCGCCTGTCGCGCCTGCTCGCCCGCTCGGTGCCCGTGACGCTCCGGCTGCGCATGGCGGCACGGACGCTGCCAGATGCCGACTCGGCCAACGTGATCGGCGAGATCACCGGGCGTGAGCGCCCCGAGGAGGTCGTGCTGCTCGGGGGCCATTTCGACTCGTGGGACCCGGCTGGCGGCGCCTCCGACGACGGCGTCGGCTGCATCGTCACCTGGGAAGCCGCGCGGCTGATGGCCCAGCTCGGGATGCGGCCCCGGCGCACCGTGCGCGTCGTGCTGTTCACCAACGAGGAGAACGGGCTGCGCGGCGGCCTGGCCTATCGCGACGGCTTCGCGGCCGACGCCGGCGCCCACGTGCTCGCACTGGAGTCGGACATCGGCGTGTTCGAGCCCATGCGACTCGGGTTCACCGGCAACGACCGGGCGCGCCAGATGATGGCCGACGTGGTGGATCTCCTCCGCCCCATCGGCTTCCCGCCGCTGGGACCCGGCGGCGGCGGCGCCGACATCGGGCCCATCGCGCAGCTCGGGCAGACGCCGACCATGGCGCTCTCGGGCGATGCGTCGAAGTACTTCGTGATCCACCACACGCCCG
- a CDS encoding tetratricopeptide repeat protein, whose translation MAVLPFAPLLLAGTLALQAPADWRSVPLDSYPPDARTQIGAARDAVAARPADATAVGELALVLHAWEQYELAAQAYAEAQRLAPDDVTWWALSGVLATRMGRHDTAVTAYARAAALSPTPLLLLRYADALLEQARLEEARKAYERAVQMAEAEPAARYGLGRVAVASGDPTRARAEFERAVALVPTFGAAHYALALLQRKAGEMDAARVSIARQQQCLACWPMPPDPYSARLASVRTDASALLQRGIDEASRADAAPAIVLHEEAVAKNPDLLQARVNLITLYGRTGNLPKAESHYQAVVASGTQLAEAHHAFGLALLALKEPARAQAILRLAIAANPQDAEAHNALGLIAETTGQAAEAEAGYRAAAAAMPRQRGFHFNLARALVSRGQLDEALAVLVPLASPDDAESVRYVYAASAVLARKGDAAGARRLGEDALARARRHGQADLAAAIERDLQRLK comes from the coding sequence GTGGCCGTCCTCCCGTTCGCCCCCCTGCTGCTGGCCGGCACGCTGGCCCTGCAGGCGCCCGCGGACTGGCGCAGCGTGCCCCTCGACAGCTACCCTCCCGACGCACGCACCCAGATCGGCGCCGCCCGCGACGCCGTGGCGGCCAGGCCAGCCGATGCAACCGCCGTCGGCGAACTGGCGCTGGTGCTGCACGCCTGGGAACAGTACGAACTCGCCGCGCAGGCATACGCCGAGGCGCAGCGGCTCGCCCCGGACGACGTGACATGGTGGGCGCTCTCGGGCGTGCTCGCCACCCGCATGGGCCGTCACGACACGGCGGTCACCGCGTATGCCCGCGCCGCAGCGCTCTCCCCCACCCCGCTCCTGCTGTTGCGGTACGCCGACGCGCTGCTCGAGCAGGCGCGGCTCGAAGAGGCACGCAAGGCCTACGAACGCGCCGTGCAGATGGCCGAAGCCGAGCCTGCCGCGCGTTATGGCCTCGGCCGCGTCGCGGTGGCATCGGGCGACCCGACACGTGCGCGCGCCGAGTTCGAGCGGGCGGTGGCGCTGGTGCCGACGTTCGGCGCCGCCCATTACGCGCTGGCCCTGCTCCAGCGCAAGGCCGGCGAGATGGACGCGGCGCGGGTCTCGATCGCCCGTCAGCAGCAATGCCTGGCGTGCTGGCCGATGCCACCCGACCCCTACTCGGCTCGCCTGGCGTCGGTGCGCACCGACGCGTCGGCGCTCCTGCAGCGGGGCATCGACGAAGCCTCACGCGCAGATGCCGCCCCGGCCATCGTCCTGCACGAGGAGGCGGTGGCGAAGAACCCCGACCTCCTGCAAGCACGCGTGAACCTGATCACGCTCTACGGACGGACCGGCAACCTGCCGAAGGCCGAGTCGCACTACCAGGCGGTGGTCGCCAGCGGCACGCAGCTCGCCGAGGCGCATCACGCCTTCGGCCTCGCGCTGCTCGCGCTGAAGGAACCGGCGCGGGCGCAGGCCATCCTGCGGCTGGCCATCGCGGCCAATCCGCAGGATGCCGAGGCCCACAACGCTCTCGGGCTGATTGCCGAGACCACCGGCCAGGCGGCAGAGGCAGAGGCCGGATACCGGGCCGCTGCGGCGGCCATGCCGCGACAACGCGGCTTCCACTTCAACCTCGCGCGCGCGCTCGTCAGCCGCGGCCAACTCGACGAGGCCCTCGCGGTGCTGGTGCCACTGGCCTCACCCGACGATGCGGAGAGCGTGCGGTACGTCTACGCCGCGAGCGCGGTCCTTGCTCGCAAGGGCGACGCCGCGGGCGCGCGCCGCCTCGGCGAGGACGCCCTGGCGCGGGCCCGTCGGCACGGGCAGGCCGACCTGGCCGCGGCCATCGAGCGCGACCTTCAGAGGCTCAAGTGA
- a CDS encoding PmoA family protein: MRILWAAIVVALGALATPLAQPTTPSSTLPRLIVDAGEVDRAEAWAQVQLPPRVRGADLQLRREDDGEVVPLQIGPYREAWILLPRLRAGTTTVFRIEPAMRPARADRVTATRDVSHVRVAVDGRPAFTYVGEPGPLPRGVDEVFTRGGYIHPVTTPSGRRVTEDYPPNHRHHHGIWAAWTRTRFDGRSPDFWNMADRTGAVEFERLSRTWSGPLTAGFDTRHRYMDLSAPTPTTVLLEDWRVIAYAWPTSDRPWHVFDVEITQALTGGLPLDLPPYRYGGVGVRGRHDWDGADKAAVITSAGRTRTTGHGTRATWMAMGGLVDGQRAGIAMLSHPDNVQSPQPVRIHPTEPFLNFAPQQAGALTLRPGEPFRLRYRFVVFDGAPDAARLDALWQAWATPVRWRIE, translated from the coding sequence ATGCGCATCCTGTGGGCCGCGATCGTGGTCGCCCTGGGCGCCCTCGCCACGCCGCTCGCGCAGCCGACGACGCCCTCGTCGACGCTGCCGCGGCTGATCGTCGACGCCGGCGAGGTCGACCGGGCCGAGGCGTGGGCGCAGGTCCAACTGCCGCCCCGGGTGCGCGGCGCCGACCTGCAATTGCGTCGGGAAGACGATGGCGAGGTCGTGCCGCTGCAGATCGGGCCCTATCGCGAGGCCTGGATCCTGCTGCCGCGGCTGCGTGCCGGCACGACGACCGTGTTCCGCATCGAACCCGCGATGCGGCCGGCGCGGGCCGATCGGGTCACGGCGACGCGCGACGTGTCGCACGTCAGGGTCGCCGTCGACGGCCGGCCGGCCTTCACGTACGTCGGGGAGCCAGGGCCCCTGCCACGTGGTGTGGACGAGGTGTTCACGCGTGGCGGCTACATCCATCCCGTCACCACGCCCTCCGGGCGTCGCGTCACCGAGGACTATCCCCCCAATCATCGTCACCATCACGGCATCTGGGCGGCGTGGACGCGCACCCGCTTCGACGGACGCTCGCCCGACTTCTGGAACATGGCCGACAGGACCGGCGCCGTGGAGTTCGAGCGCCTGAGCCGCACGTGGTCGGGGCCGCTCACCGCCGGCTTCGACACGCGGCATCGCTACATGGACCTCTCGGCCCCGACGCCGACGACGGTGCTGCTCGAGGACTGGCGCGTGATCGCCTATGCGTGGCCGACGTCCGACCGACCGTGGCACGTCTTCGACGTCGAGATCACGCAAGCGCTCACCGGCGGGCTGCCGCTCGACCTGCCACCCTACCGCTACGGCGGCGTCGGTGTCCGCGGTCGCCACGACTGGGACGGGGCCGACAAGGCCGCCGTCATCACGTCGGCGGGACGTACCCGCACCACAGGGCATGGCACCCGGGCGACGTGGATGGCGATGGGCGGGCTCGTCGACGGGCAGCGGGCAGGCATCGCCATGCTGTCGCACCCCGACAACGTGCAGTCACCGCAGCCGGTCCGCATCCATCCCACCGAGCCCTTCCTGAACTTCGCGCCGCAGCAGGCGGGCGCGTTGACGCTGCGCCCCGGCGAGCCCTTCCGGCTCCGTTACCGCTTCGTGGTGTTCGACGGCGCTCCCGATGCGGCGCGCCTCGACGCGCTCTGGCAGGCCTGGGCGACGCCGGTGAGGTGGAGGATCGAGTGA
- a CDS encoding phosphotransferase, with the protein MAQAPPRDLRALGARFQILGTQVAAAPYGSGHINETYAATYDQAGTPVRYIHQRINGHVFREPERLMDNVARVLTHAATRLAHLPDASRRALTLVPARDGRPFVVDADGAVWRTYLFIERTRTYDIVETPQQAEAAARAFGAFQAQVADLPGERLHDTIPDFHHTRRRFDAFVRAVDGDPCNRAQGCRELIDQLLAHEADADRLLAAAAAGDIPERVTHNDTKINNVMIDVASGEALCVVDLDTTMPGLAPIDFGDMVRTATNAAAEDEPDASRVASRPEMFEALVRGYLSSAGDFLRPAEVAWLAFAGQLLAFEQAIRFLADHLQGDTYYRVHRQHHNLERARAQVALMTSIERQRDAYEAVVRRYARG; encoded by the coding sequence ATGGCGCAGGCACCGCCACGCGACCTGCGCGCCCTCGGCGCGCGGTTCCAGATCCTCGGAACCCAGGTCGCCGCCGCGCCCTACGGCAGCGGCCACATCAACGAGACGTACGCGGCCACCTACGATCAGGCCGGCACGCCGGTGCGCTACATCCACCAGCGCATCAACGGCCACGTGTTCCGCGAGCCCGAACGGCTCATGGACAACGTGGCCCGCGTGCTCACCCACGCCGCGACCCGCCTGGCCCACCTGCCCGACGCGTCGCGCCGCGCCCTCACGCTCGTGCCGGCGCGCGACGGCCGGCCCTTCGTCGTCGACGCTGACGGCGCGGTGTGGCGCACGTACCTGTTCATCGAGCGCACGCGCACCTACGACATCGTCGAGACACCGCAGCAGGCCGAGGCGGCGGCGCGGGCATTCGGCGCCTTCCAGGCCCAGGTCGCCGACCTGCCGGGCGAGCGCCTGCACGACACGATCCCCGACTTCCACCACACGCGGCGACGCTTCGACGCCTTCGTGCGCGCGGTCGACGGCGACCCGTGCAATCGCGCGCAGGGCTGCCGCGAGCTGATCGACCAGCTCCTGGCGCACGAGGCCGATGCCGACCGCCTGCTCGCCGCCGCGGCCGCGGGCGACATCCCCGAGCGGGTCACCCACAACGACACGAAGATCAACAACGTGATGATCGACGTCGCCTCCGGCGAGGCGCTCTGCGTCGTCGATCTCGACACGACGATGCCGGGGTTGGCGCCCATCGACTTCGGCGACATGGTGCGCACGGCGACCAATGCCGCCGCCGAGGACGAGCCCGACGCGTCGCGCGTGGCGTCGCGGCCAGAGATGTTCGAGGCGCTCGTGCGCGGATACCTCTCGTCGGCGGGCGACTTCCTCCGTCCTGCCGAGGTCGCCTGGCTGGCGTTCGCGGGCCAGTTGCTGGCGTTCGAGCAGGCGATCCGGTTCCTGGCCGACCACCTCCAGGGCGATACGTACTACCGCGTCCATCGCCAGCACCACAACCTCGAACGGGCCCGCGCCCAGGTGGCCCTGATGACCTCGATCGAGCGCCAGCGGGACGCGTACGAAGCCGTCGTGCGTCGCTACGCGCGGGGGTAG
- a CDS encoding CRTAC1 family protein codes for MKRTVLLPTLVIVASVGGGLALSGQQPGSPRFEDVAEATGLRFVHDNGARGDYWLTEIMGAGAALFDYDDDGDLDVFLVQGAPGTAQDRAPAAGTGNLTPGTASRAPEPATSRLFRNDLEKPGGTLRFTDVTAQAGVGLVAQGMGTAVGDYDGDGDVDLYVTTYGDNVLYRNEGQGRFRDVTQEAGANDPRWSTAAAFVDYDRDGDLDLFVGNYVDFTPAGNKPCMEAAGLRDYCAPVAYRPVPDRLLRNRGNGTFEDVTAAAGLTRADGNALGVAVSDFDADGWPDIYVANDATPNQLWINRHDGTFEDLGPLSGTAYNAAGRPEGSMGIAAGDYDRDGDDDLVVTNIIGETFVLYENDGTGAFEDRRAAVGLSSATAMMTGFGADWFDADNDGWLELFIANGAVNLIPSLRATPNPFRQRNQLFTTRPAASVAAKAAGRAPAPPVRLTELTTQAGPGLELVEVSRGAAFGDIDLDGRVDVLVTNNGGPVRLLRNVSSATGHWLRLSLAAATGNRRALGASVRVDLPGAPPVVRRVRSGGSYLSSSDTRLHIGLGSATGPVDATITWPDGVTQRVAGLTVDREHVIRRP; via the coding sequence GTGAAGCGCACCGTGCTCCTGCCCACGCTGGTCATCGTCGCCTCGGTCGGCGGCGGGCTGGCGCTGTCGGGCCAACAGCCAGGCAGCCCCCGGTTCGAGGACGTGGCCGAGGCCACCGGCCTGCGCTTCGTGCACGACAACGGCGCGCGTGGCGACTACTGGCTCACCGAGATCATGGGCGCTGGTGCCGCGCTGTTCGACTACGACGATGACGGCGACCTCGACGTGTTCCTGGTGCAGGGTGCGCCGGGGACGGCGCAGGACCGGGCACCGGCTGCGGGGACCGGGAATCTGACGCCAGGCACCGCGTCGCGGGCACCTGAGCCCGCGACGTCGCGCCTGTTCCGGAACGACCTGGAGAAGCCGGGGGGCACCCTGCGGTTCACCGACGTGACCGCGCAGGCCGGCGTCGGGCTCGTGGCGCAGGGCATGGGCACCGCGGTAGGCGACTACGACGGCGACGGCGATGTCGACCTGTACGTGACGACCTACGGCGACAACGTGCTGTACAGGAACGAGGGCCAGGGCCGCTTCCGCGACGTGACGCAGGAGGCCGGCGCGAACGACCCGCGCTGGAGCACGGCGGCCGCCTTCGTCGACTACGACCGCGACGGCGACCTCGACCTGTTCGTGGGCAACTACGTGGATTTCACGCCGGCCGGCAACAAGCCGTGCATGGAGGCGGCTGGGCTGCGCGATTACTGTGCGCCCGTGGCGTACCGGCCAGTGCCGGATCGGCTGCTGCGCAACCGTGGCAACGGCACCTTCGAGGACGTCACCGCCGCGGCCGGCCTCACCCGGGCCGACGGCAACGCGCTCGGCGTCGCGGTGAGCGACTTCGACGCCGACGGCTGGCCTGACATCTACGTCGCCAACGACGCCACCCCGAACCAGCTCTGGATCAACCGGCACGATGGCACGTTCGAGGACCTCGGGCCGCTGTCGGGGACCGCGTACAACGCCGCGGGGCGCCCGGAGGGCAGCATGGGCATCGCCGCCGGCGACTACGACCGTGACGGCGACGACGACCTGGTGGTGACCAACATCATCGGCGAGACGTTCGTCCTCTACGAGAACGACGGCACCGGCGCCTTCGAGGATCGAAGGGCGGCCGTCGGCCTGTCGTCGGCCACGGCGATGATGACCGGCTTCGGGGCCGACTGGTTCGACGCCGACAACGACGGGTGGCTCGAGTTGTTCATCGCCAACGGCGCGGTGAACCTGATCCCGTCGCTGCGCGCGACGCCCAACCCGTTCAGGCAGCGCAACCAGTTGTTCACCACGAGGCCCGCGGCCAGCGTCGCGGCCAAGGCCGCTGGCCGGGCGCCCGCGCCGCCCGTCCGCCTCACGGAGCTGACGACCCAGGCAGGACCGGGCCTCGAACTCGTGGAGGTGAGCCGCGGCGCGGCCTTCGGCGACATCGACCTCGATGGGCGCGTGGACGTGCTGGTGACCAACAACGGCGGGCCGGTCCGGCTGCTGCGCAACGTCTCCAGCGCGACCGGCCACTGGCTGCGGTTGTCGTTGGCGGCGGCAACCGGCAATCGGCGCGCGCTCGGCGCGTCGGTACGCGTCGACCTCCCTGGCGCGCCGCCGGTCGTGCGCCGGGTGCGTTCGGGCGGCAGCTACCTGTCTTCCTCGGACACCCGACTGCACATCGGACTCGGCTCCGCGACCGGCCCCGTCGACGCCACGATCACCTGGCCGGACGGGGTGACCCAGAGGGTCGCGGGCCTGACCGTCGATCGAGAGCATGTCATCCGGCGCCCGTAA
- a CDS encoding TonB-dependent receptor: MTLLPANVSAQALYGTIAGTVVDDSGAAIPGATVTVINQGTGLEVSGVTDETGAYAIRNLQPGTYTVKASLQGFKEYIQTGLPVAQNETSRVDAKLEVGALTESVTVTTEAALLKTDKADVSVNLKPADVVNLPLNQYRNYQGLMNLVPGATPVGFQNAQTDTPGRALTTNVNGTNRNNNVTRIDGAASINVWLPHHVGYVAPVETIETVNISTNSFDASQGMTGGAAVSVATKSGTNELRGSAFYFRNQDEFNARQAYFSAADNPNSSVDILGGTVGGPIKKNRLFYFGGWERNLEKNSRIDIYTVPTARMRNGDFSEVLAFNPNFRLYDPNTGDPATGAGRTEFANAQIPMERMSTQSRAIQALYPLPNATGTNNGTQNNYEIARFPEAKRDNLDFKVNWNRTAANQIWGKYSTMIASVQDLFYLPFEEAGGGDTTVKVWSVGQTYTITPTLIWDATFGYNNMTHQSQGPDFGTNYGLDVFRIPGTNNAGVTGPGSTGEYLDYYSGMPAFNPGVSTLGNNAGWTPVTRDEVNYTFSTNVTKVAGKHEIRSGFDYVKLGLDHWQPEINNPRGNFNFGGGITGVPGYATLAWNNYAAFQLGLMSDFGKSVQFEKMTGRENQFGVYINDRWQVNDKLTVNAGLRYEYYPLMSRESRGIEQLDLSTFTVRLGGVGGNPEELNGLNPSKGLFAPRLGAAYRLNDDTVLRAGYGRTFNPMPWSRPMRGFYPLTIAYTGAGPNGFIPYGSLANGIPGAPNPDVASGNVPLPRGVDMRSPEAGNIERGTIDSWNVFIERRLPGDLSLSTGYVGTATNNGYADLNLNWAESGGNVNRQYFTQAGNASILSWGSRTKARYHSLQMALNRPFKNGLLLKGAYTFSKALNETDDDGWVGLTWNQPSQIARNYARAGYDRPHMLQMGFVYELPFFKDQGGALYTLLGAWQVNGIASWVSGTPFSVGGDNGLLQQVGGFQSAQVTGELKGGFGTAGPNEPWYDPSQFSQPGNRWGNSGRNAFRGPANWNLDFSLFKAFPIGRYRMEFRAESTNVFNHTQWGNPVTGLTDPNFMRIRSLARNPRRVQLGLRFAF, translated from the coding sequence ATGACGCTGCTTCCCGCGAATGTCTCGGCGCAAGCCCTGTACGGCACGATTGCCGGTACGGTCGTCGATGACTCTGGCGCTGCCATCCCTGGCGCCACCGTCACGGTCATCAACCAGGGCACTGGTCTCGAGGTCTCCGGTGTGACCGACGAGACTGGCGCCTATGCGATCCGCAACCTGCAGCCCGGCACCTACACGGTGAAGGCCTCCCTGCAGGGCTTCAAGGAGTACATCCAGACCGGCCTGCCGGTGGCGCAGAACGAGACGTCGCGTGTGGACGCGAAGCTCGAGGTCGGCGCGCTGACCGAGTCGGTGACGGTCACGACCGAGGCGGCCCTCCTGAAGACGGACAAGGCCGACGTGTCGGTGAACCTCAAGCCGGCCGACGTGGTCAACCTCCCGCTGAACCAGTACCGCAACTACCAGGGCCTGATGAACCTGGTGCCCGGCGCGACGCCGGTCGGTTTCCAGAACGCGCAGACCGACACGCCGGGCCGCGCGCTGACGACCAACGTCAACGGCACCAACCGCAACAACAACGTGACCCGTATCGACGGCGCGGCCTCCATCAACGTGTGGCTGCCGCACCACGTGGGCTACGTGGCGCCGGTGGAGACGATCGAGACGGTCAACATCTCGACCAACTCGTTCGACGCCAGCCAGGGCATGACGGGCGGCGCGGCGGTCTCGGTGGCCACCAAGTCGGGCACCAACGAGCTCCGCGGCTCGGCCTTCTACTTCCGCAACCAGGATGAGTTCAACGCGCGTCAGGCCTACTTCTCGGCGGCCGACAACCCGAACTCCAGCGTCGACATCCTCGGCGGCACGGTGGGTGGCCCGATCAAGAAGAACCGCCTGTTCTACTTCGGCGGCTGGGAGCGCAACCTCGAGAAGAACTCGCGCATCGACATCTACACGGTGCCGACCGCGCGGATGCGCAACGGCGACTTCAGCGAGGTGCTCGCGTTCAACCCGAACTTCCGCCTGTACGACCCGAACACGGGCGACCCCGCCACCGGCGCGGGCCGTACCGAGTTTGCCAATGCGCAGATCCCGATGGAGCGCATGTCGACGCAGTCGCGCGCCATCCAGGCGCTCTACCCGCTGCCGAACGCGACCGGTACCAACAACGGCACGCAGAACAACTACGAGATCGCCCGCTTCCCCGAGGCCAAGCGCGACAACCTCGACTTCAAGGTCAACTGGAACCGCACGGCGGCCAACCAGATCTGGGGCAAGTACTCGACCATGATCGCCTCGGTGCAGGACCTGTTCTACCTGCCGTTCGAGGAAGCCGGTGGCGGCGACACGACCGTGAAGGTGTGGTCGGTCGGCCAGACCTACACGATCACCCCGACCCTCATCTGGGACGCCACGTTCGGCTACAACAACATGACGCACCAGTCGCAGGGGCCTGACTTCGGCACCAACTACGGCCTCGACGTGTTCCGCATCCCCGGCACCAACAACGCCGGCGTGACGGGCCCCGGTTCGACGGGCGAGTACCTCGACTACTACTCGGGCATGCCGGCCTTCAACCCCGGTGTGTCGACGCTCGGCAACAACGCCGGCTGGACGCCGGTGACGCGTGACGAGGTCAACTACACGTTCTCGACCAACGTGACCAAGGTCGCGGGCAAGCACGAGATCCGCTCGGGCTTCGACTACGTCAAGCTCGGCCTCGACCACTGGCAGCCGGAGATCAACAACCCGCGCGGCAACTTCAACTTCGGCGGCGGCATCACCGGCGTGCCCGGCTATGCCACGCTGGCGTGGAACAACTACGCGGCGTTCCAGCTCGGCCTGATGAGCGACTTCGGCAAGTCGGTGCAGTTCGAGAAGATGACGGGTCGCGAGAACCAGTTCGGCGTGTACATCAACGACCGCTGGCAGGTGAACGACAAGCTGACGGTCAACGCCGGTCTGCGTTACGAGTACTACCCGCTCATGAGCCGTGAGAGCCGCGGCATCGAGCAGCTCGACCTGAGCACCTTCACCGTGCGCCTCGGTGGCGTCGGTGGCAACCCTGAAGAGCTCAACGGTCTCAACCCGTCGAAGGGCCTGTTCGCGCCGCGCCTCGGCGCTGCCTACCGCCTGAACGACGACACGGTGCTGCGCGCCGGCTACGGCCGTACGTTCAACCCGATGCCGTGGTCGCGCCCGATGCGCGGCTTCTACCCGCTGACGATCGCCTACACCGGCGCCGGCCCGAACGGGTTCATCCCCTACGGCTCGCTCGCCAACGGCATCCCGGGCGCCCCGAACCCCGACGTGGCCAGCGGCAACGTGCCGCTCCCGCGCGGCGTCGACATGCGCTCGCCCGAGGCCGGCAACATCGAGCGCGGCACGATCGACTCCTGGAACGTGTTCATCGAGCGCCGCCTCCCCGGTGACCTCTCGCTGAGCACGGGCTACGTGGGCACCGCCACCAACAACGGCTACGCCGACCTGAACCTGAACTGGGCCGAGTCCGGCGGCAACGTCAACCGCCAGTACTTCACCCAGGCGGGCAACGCCAGCATCCTGTCGTGGGGGTCGCGCACCAAGGCGCGCTACCACTCGCTGCAGATGGCCCTGAACCGCCCGTTCAAGAACGGCCTGCTCCTCAAGGGCGCCTACACCTTCTCGAAGGCGCTCAACGAGACCGACGACGACGGCTGGGTGGGCCTGACGTGGAACCAGCCCTCGCAGATCGCCCGCAACTACGCGCGCGCCGGCTACGACCGTCCGCACATGCTCCAGATGGGCTTCGTGTACGAGCTGCCCTTCTTCAAGGATCAGGGCGGCGCCCTGTACACGCTCCTCGGCGCGTGGCAGGTCAACGGCATCGCGTCGTGGGTCTCGGGCACGCCGTTCTCGGTGGGCGGTGACAACGGCCTGCTCCAGCAGGTCGGCGGCTTCCAGTCGGCCCAGGTGACGGGCGAGCTCAAGGGTGGCTTCGGTACGGCCGGCCCGAACGAGCCGTGGTACGACCCGTCGCAGTTCAGCCAGCCCGGCAACCGCTGGGGCAACTCGGGCCGCAACGCCTTCCGCGGACCCGCGAACTGGAACCTCGACTTCTCGCTCTTCAAGGCGTTCCCGATCGGCCGCTACCGCATGGAGTTCCGTGCGGAGTCGACCAACGTGTTCAACCACACGCAGTGGGGGAACCCGGTCACCGGCCTGACCGACCCGAACTTCATGCGCATCCGTTCGCTCGCCCGCAACCCGCGGCGCGTGCAGCTCGGCCTGCGCTTCGCGTTCTAA